A stretch of the Chelonia mydas isolate rCheMyd1 chromosome 5, rCheMyd1.pri.v2, whole genome shotgun sequence genome encodes the following:
- the TMED7 gene encoding transmembrane emp24 domain-containing protein 7 encodes MLLRGLLGPGAAAWSAISGLRGLVLLLLCLRGAVQASEITFELPDNAKQCFYEEIAQGTKCTLEFQVITGGHYDVDCRLEDPDGNVLYKEMKKQYDSFTFTASRNGTYKFCFSNEFSTFTHKTVYFDFQVGEDPPLFPSENRVTALTQMESACVSIHEALKSVIDYQTHFRLREAQGRSRAEDLNTRVAYWSIGEAIILLVVSIGQVFLLKSFFSDKRTTTTRVGS; translated from the exons ATGCTGCTGCGGGGCTTGCTGGGCCCTGGTGCCGCGGCCTGGTCCGCGATCTCGGGGCTGCGagggctggtgctgctgctgctgtgcctgCGGGGCGCTGTGCAGGCCTCCGAGATCACCTTCGAGCTGCCTGACAACGCCAAGCAGTGCTTCTACGAGGAGATCGCGCAGGGCACCAAGTGCACCCTGGAGTTCCAG GTGATCACTGGAGGGCATTATGATGTTGATTGTCGACTGGAAGATCCTGATGGCAATGTGTTGTACAAAGAGATGAAAAAACAATATGATAGCTTTACCTTCACTGCATCTAGGAATGGAACATACAAATTCTGCTTCAGCAATGAATTTTCTACTTTCACGCACAAAACTGTGTACTTCGACTTCCAGGTTGGAGAAGATCCACCTCTGTTTCCTAGTGAGAACAGAGTCACTGCACTTACCCAG ATGGAGTCTGCTTGTGTTTCAATTCATGAAGCTTTGAAGTCTGTTATCGATTATCAGACGCACTTCCGCTTGAGAGAAGCACAAGGTCGCAGCAGAGCAGAGGATCTAAACACCAGAGTAGCCTATTGGTCAATAGGGGAAGCCATCATTCTTCTAGTAGTTAGTATTGGGCAGGTATTTCTCCTCAAAAGCTTCTTCTCCGATAAAAGAACCACCACAACCCGTGTTGGATCATAA
- the TICAM2 gene encoding TIR domain-containing adapter molecule 2, translated as MFIIMGNTKSKRNPPPLPNNTEKDTNVSAGERHFKQNHELCGLSLDIEGISTNVPEILSSDEDPEDVFYKFVILHAQNDADEASRLRHLLQNNFCIKPGIIFAEMPSGRHFLQNLNDAVNRSAWTIILLTEHFLNEAWCEFQSYASLMNALNKQHKYNSVIPLRPLNNPLPREKTPCVLQAINALEEDSPGFAKQVEKIFQESKYRQQQAMWKKERINETH; from the coding sequence ATGTTTATCATAATGGGCAACACTAAGTCCAAAAGAAATCCTCCCCCTCTACCAAATAACACAGAAAAGGATACCAATGTGAGTGCAGGCGAGAGACACTTCAAGCAAAATCATGAATTGTGTGGCCTGTCTCTTGACATAGAAGGGATCTCTACAAATGTTCCAGAAATTCTCAGCAGTGATGAGGATCCTGAGGATGTGTTTTACAAGTTTGTGATTCTGCATGCTCAGAATGATGCAGATGAAGCCAGCCGACTCCGGCATCTGCTACAAAATAATTTTTGTATTAAACCTGGAATAATCTTTGCTGAAATGCCTAGTGGTAGACATTTCTTACAAAACTTAAATGATGCTGTGAATAGGTCAGCATGGACTATTATTCTGTTGACAGAACATTTCTTGAATGAGGCTTGGTGTGAGTTTCAGTCTTATGCCTCCCTGATGAACGCTCTTAACAAACAGCATAAATATAACTCTGTCATACCACTGAGGCCACTGAATAATCCACTTCCAAGAGAAAAGACTCCTTGTGTCCTGCAAGCCATTAATGCACTGGAAGAAGATAGTCCTGGCTTTGCTAAACAAGTGGAGAAGATTTTCCAGGAGTCTAAATATAGGCAACAGCAAGCAatgtggaagaaagaaagaataaatgaGACACACTAG